From a region of the Zingiber officinale cultivar Zhangliang chromosome 10B, Zo_v1.1, whole genome shotgun sequence genome:
- the LOC122029537 gene encoding glutathione transferase GST 23-like, which produces MAEEEGEKEVTLLGTWSSPFVLRVKWALRIKGVEYTYVEEDLRNKSPQLLQYNPVHKKVPVLVHRGRAIAESSVILHYIDEAWPHHPLLPHHPYEKAMARFWCKFEDDKLSPPLWRVLTTQAEEQREAQASAIESLGLLENELEGKKFFGGQTIGLVDVWFGALAYIIPIYEEITGLKLVEQRKLPRLCRWMEEFLSSPAVEGTLPPKDMLLPRYAAMREAFLAKAKRPEQQ; this is translated from the exons ATGGCAGAAGAAGAAGGGGAGAAGGAAGTGACGCTTCTGGGAACATGGTCGAGCCCCTTCGTTCTCAGAGTCAAATGGGCCCTCAGAATCAAGGGAGTCGAGTACACCTACGTCGAAGAAGACCTCCGCAACAAGAGCCCTCAGCTGTTGCAGTACAATCCCGTCCACAAGAAGGTGCCGGTGCTGGTGCACAGGGGAAGAGCCATCGCAGAGTCCTCTGTCATCCTCCACTACATCGACGAAGCTTGGCCGCACCACCCCTTGCTGCCCCACCACCCCTACGAGAAGGCCATGGCACGCTTCTGGTGCAAATTCGAGGACGACAAG TTATCGCCTCCGCTGTGGCGCGTTTTGACCACACAAGCAGAGGAGCAGAGGGAAGCGCAGGCGTCGGCGATCGAGAGCCTCGGGCTATTGGAGAATGAACTCGAAGGGAAGAAATTCTTCGGAGGGCAAACTATTGGTCTCGTGGACGTTTGGTTCGGTGCCCTGGCGTACATAATTCCGATTTATGAGGAGATCACTGGATTGAAGCTGGTGGAGCAGAGAAAGCTTCCACGGCTCTGCAGATGGATGGAGGAGTTCTTGAGCTCGCCGGCGGTGGAAGGCACTTTGCCACCAAAGGATATGTTGCTGCCCAGGTATGCTGCGATGCGCGAAGCATTCTTGGCGAAAGCGAAACGACCTGAGCAGCAGTGA